The window CTTTCCTTTATCTTGATCGGCTTGGTTTACGGTCCTTTTTTGCTTACCCATCTTCCTCCGAAGCTTACTGCTCCTCCCTTCCAAGGGTTTTAAAAGCGGGGTCCACAATCATTTCTGTCCTGTCTTTGGAACCTAGAGAAAGGGCTATTTATTTTTTCCCTTGTCTTAAAAATATAAACTTTGGATCTTTTTGTTTTGGGAAGATGTTTTAGTTGGAGGAAGATGCAAAGCAAAAGGTCGGCTTATTCCTTTGAGGATCGGAACTGCGAAAGAAAAAAATTGTAACAAAAATGTAACGTGCACCGATTTACAAAATCTGTTATGAGAAAAAACGAAAAACTGGATTTTATTGGAAAAAACCGGGAATAAGGAGGCCTGAATTTTGCTTTACTTTAATAAAGAGGAGAAAAAGATTTTGCTTGAAAGAGGTTCAAAAGAAAGTCAAACGCACACCAGAGGTTATTATGAATTCTTTTTATGCACAGCTCAGAGGGAAGTGCCTGTGGCAGACCCTTGTAAGATCTTTATTCATGAGTGTTGCTTCTTTTATTTGTTGTTTTTGCCTCAATGGGCAGGAAATACCCGTTATCGATTCCAATCCCCAGGCTTTAGCTCAATCTGAAGGAGATTCCACAGCGACGCAGGGGAGCTCTTCCTCGACGACCGATTCTTCTTCCAGTCCATCAACTGTCTCTTCGCCTAATGATTCTTCATCCTCCTCTTCTTCAGACACCCAGGCCCAGGCCCAGGCTCAAGGAGGGGTTGCCAATCCTTACGTAGCCCAACCCTCCCAAGCGGAGAGCACGCCGAATGTAGAGACCAAGGAACAACCGGGGAGTAAGAATCCTAAAGAAATCAGTAAAGAAGAAGTTTTAGGTCCTAAAACAGGTATTTACTTTGGGGTTTTTGGAGGAGCCGCTTTCCCCATGAGCAATGGGATCAGTGCCTTGAATTCACCCCCTCTTTTTTCTGCAGGAGGTCAGACCCATGGGGATACCGCCGGGGTTGGTGGGGTCCAGGTGGGATATAATTTTTCCGGTTACAAATTGGATTCCCAAGGGAAATATTGGCTGCAGCCTGCAGCTCAATTTGAAGCCTATTATATCGGGCAAGAAAATATTTCTTCAACCCTGGTTGGCGGGGTAGCGGGGACCCCGATGACCCATACGCCTTATGCCTTTAATACCGAGTTGAACATGGGGATATTCGTTGCCGATGGTTTGATTCGCTTTGTGAATCCTACCAAAATCGTTCCCTATCTGGGTGGAGGAATTGGAGGAGCTTACTTAGCCTCTTCGGGGACCAACATGATAGCACCCAATGGAGCCAATCTCTTATTCGGGCATAGTTATTCCCAGGGAGCCTTTGTAGGGCAAGGACTTGCAGGAGTTCAGTACAATTTTACCGATCATTGGAGTGCATTCATTGAATATAAGATCCTTTGGATCAAGGAAACCGAGTTTTCTTATCTCATGTTTAGCGGCAATTCTATGTTGATCAAGTATCCCCAGTCTTTTAACATGGCCCTTGGGGGAATCCGTTATAATTTCTAACAAAAAAAATCGGTGTCCAGTCAACGGGGAAGGTATTTTTAGGGGAAGAGAGAAGGCAGTGGTGTTGCCGACTCATAGAAAATTCGAAGGGCCTTTTCTTTTGTTGGACCAGGATCCTTCTGCTTTCAAAAACGTGCGCACATATACGCACCGTTTTCTTCCTGCCCTGATGGGTCTTACCGACCACATTCGTAGCTTGGGCGGGCTTGACTTTCCCGGCTAAGGCACAGGCTCTCTCTGTCGCACCGACGCCATTGCTGGACGGACTCGCTAGGGGTAGGGAAGTTAGGGTTGCCAGCCGTTCTGTGTTCATCGCCCTTTCCATAATCACCGTTATATATTAATGGGGATGGTGTGCAATACTAGAGCCTATCTCCTTTGTAGAGCTCCTTGAGGGTGTGGATAGATAAATTGGAAGATCTAAGATGTTTTAATCTAGAGATCTCCAGGTTGGCGGGAGTTTGTTTGCGGTTTGTTATTTAAAAGAGCTTTGGCTTCCTTCCTTTGCCAAGAGTTTTTGTGTAATGGAAAAGGGATCAAAGAGCTTTCTTTTTTGTTCATGGGGCGTAAGCCTTTTACTTTCTCTCAACTTTAAAGATCAAAGAAGAGTTAATCTTCTTGCTTTTTGAGACCCAATTGATCTTGCAAAAATGCCAAGGTGATCATCCAGGAAAGCTGGGCTGCGTCTTTGTTGTAACTTTCCCTTTCCTCACAAAAGAAACCATGCGTTGCTCTCGAGAATTCGACCTGGATAAAGGACTTGTTCTCTTTATTGAGCCGAGTTGCCGTTTTCAATCTTTCTTCAAGGGGGATATGAGGGTCTTGGCTGCCCCAGAAAAACAAAAGACCGCCTCTAATCTGTTGGGCTTGGTTTAAGAGCTCTCCAATACCTCCCCCGTAATAACAAACGGCTGCTGCAATAGGAAGAGATTCGGCGGCAAGAAATGCGACTTTCCCTCCAAGACAGAATCCAACGGCTCCAATACGGCTGGATGGAAAGTTCCCTTTTGTACTCAGCCACTCGTAGCAGCCGTAAATATCGGACTGAAGTCCGGATATCGTCAAAGTTTTTAAAAATTGGCGAGCCAGGGGAAACTCGTCGTATTTGCCTTCCCACCGGGGACGAACCCTGTGGTAGAGATCCGGAGCAAGAACTAAGTAGCCTTGGGCCGCTAGTCTTCGGGCCACGCTCTGTATGTGGGCATTGACCCCAAAAGCTTCCATGAACAACAAGATACCACCTTTAGGTTCCTGGGGTTGGCTTCGGTAAGCTTCAAAAAAGCTTCCATCCCTGCCTTTGATCTTTTCCCAAGAGGAATGAATAGCCGGCAAAACAGGTTGTTCTCCCATACTTTTACAGATTAAATAGAGGAAAAGACAAAGAGTTGACCATCCTTTTTTCATCGGCTCGAACTTTTTTAAGCGCCAAAGCTTTTTTTTTTGCATAAAAACGAAAAAGAAAGTTATAAACCTATGGTCTACTCACGATTTTTTTTCTTATAAATTTTTCTATTTCTCTTAAGCGTGAAAGCTTGCTTCTTAAAATGCTACTGCCAGAAAAACCTAAGATGTTGTAGGGGAATTTCTTTTCATTTTGCTTTACCCAGTGTGCAAGAGGAAGAAGGCCTTCCTTGTTTATTCTTTCGTAATGGCTTATTGCTTCAAAAGGCCGTTTTAGGGCGATGATTTTTAATACCTTGTAGTAGGCTTCGCAAGCCGCATTTTTTCTTTCTTCATTTAAGATCTTCTGTTGATGCAGCCAATTGGTCATGGTATCAAAAAGAGAAATTTCTGTTCTCATCACTTCCAGGGGATGACGCTTGGAAAACGTAGTAGATGACCAGTTCGCCCTATAATAAATTTTGGCTGAGGGAGTAGAACGGCAATTAAAGCCGTGTTGAAAAATCCGCATGTAGAGTTCGTTGTCTTCACTGCCGTAAAGGAGGTTTTCATTCCATCCCCCAAGCTCGATAAGAAAATCTTTCCTGAACAGGCAGCATCCTACGTTGGGATTTTTTCTCTTGTACCATCTTACAAAAACATCGGGAAAGGAAATATCTTTGGGGGCGATGTAGGCTATGTCTTGAGATTCATTCCATTGTTCCTCGATAATCGAACCAAAATAAACATCAATTTTTTCGTGACATTGTTGATCTTCTTTAAAATGGTTGAAGATTTTTTCCTTATCGAGGAAGTCATCCGCATCAAGATATTGGATCCATTCTCCTTGGCTTTCATAAAGAATGGTGTTTCGCGCTTTAGATACGTTTCGCTGGTCAATAAAAAAAGCTTTGATATCTTGGCTGTAGGATTTGATGATCTGGGCTGTTTGGTCAATAGAACCGTTGTCGACCACGATAATTTCTTTTGAGGGATAAGTTTGACCCAGGGCACTTTCAATGGCTGCTTTTAAAAATCTTTCACCGTTATAAACCGGAATGCCGATAGAAACTAGGGGAAAATGCATAAAAGACTCATAGAAAACTTGTTTTTACCCGCATAAAAGAAAGGAATGACTTTGGGAAAATAGTGGGAAACCCCTAACTGAATAATACAAAATCAATGACCTTGCAATGTTTTTCGGTTGTTTCTTTCGCTGGATAAAATTCCTTGAGCGATAATTCCCTAGGTATTTCGCCCTAATCAAAGAGAAGGTCTCTTTGAACTCCCTTGCGGCCGTTTTATGAAAACAGTTGGGCTTTGCACCTATTCATCTTTGCAAAGAGATCTTCTTGCCGGATGTCGGGCTAGTCAAAGTCGCTTCATCGATTGGTTTAGAAAACAAGGCTGACTTTGTCATTCCTTTGAAACACGCTCATCTTCTGAGGCTTGCCTTCACAGCAATCCTCTCTGGAAACTGTTTTTTTAGCCAGCATAAAGCTCAAAGCCTGTTTCCTTTTCCAAGTCGTTATGTATAAGAAGTAAAAGGAGCGATAAAGAAAAAAAAGATTGGAACAATGTTTTGGATTCGCCCTAAATTTCCTGCTAAAGAAGATTATGTATTTATTCAAAATGATAACAAGGGGAGGAGATCGATAGAATGGAGAGAAGGCCCTAAGGGCCTCATCCCTGCTGGTCCGAGCTTTTCCAAGCGGCATTCTAGAAAAAAAGCAATTCCTGGTCCACGCGAGCAAAAACCGGGGTAAACCGTTTGTGTTCTACAAGTATTACTCTAGGTAACCACAGGGCAGCGGCACGAAAAAGAAAGTCGATGGTCTTTGCTTTTTTAACTTTTATATGCCAAAAAGAAATTTCAACGAGATGAAGTTCTGGCAACGATTTTTAAGGTATCAGAGAATAATGCGATATTTTGAAAACTGGCCTCTTTATTTTAATTACCGCAGAAGTGTAAAAAAAGGCCAAGAAAGAGATTATTCTACCGTTCTTCATTTTAGAACCAGGAACCGTTTTATATTGGGGGTTCCGGTATATCGAATGCATCTTTTTGAAGAAATATTTGCCTGTCACATCTATTGGCCAAGCTTTTGGGGAAAGCCGTTGGACAATAAAAACCCCATTGTCATCGATATTGGAGCAAATATAGGTCTTTTTTCATTCTTTGCTTTATGCCTTTTTCCCGGTGCCCGTATCATCGCTATAGAGCCGATAGAAGAAAATTTTTCATGGCTTAAGGATACAATCGAAGCCAACAAGTTAAGTTCTCTTGTGAGCTTAAGACAGTGCGCCTTGAGTTCGCAGCGCGGCTTTGTAGATCTTTACCTACACGAAGAAGGACATTTTCCCATTTTTAGTTCCATCCTATCCGTTACCGATCGTAAAATTCCGGTTCCCACGAAAACCCTGGTCGACATTTTCGAAGAGGAAAAAATCGACCGTTGTGATTGGATTAAACTGGACTGTGAAGGCGCTGAGTATGAAATTCTTTATAACTGCCCCGGATCCCTGTTCAAAACGATACATCGACTCAGCATAGAAGCCCATAGGGGGGAAAAACCCGGTCATACGGCTGAAACCCTGCAAATGTTTTTAACTAAGAAAGGCTACGTAGTGAAAAGAAAAGACATAAGCGAACAATCCAGCATGATCTATGCCTTGCAAACTTGAGTTTTCCTTTTCAAGAAAACCAGGGAAAAAAAAGAGAGTAAAGGAGACGCTAAACCACGACCCATTGCACCGAGTTGAAAGCGTTACGGGGATGAAATAACAAAAGGAAACTCGTCCAAGAAAGCTTCAAGGAGAATGGGTACTTTGAGCAGCTTGTTCTTTTTGGATCCTTTCTAATCCCTTTTCTATAGCTTTAGATTCTACAGCTTGACGTTGCGTCCTCTCGAAAAGATGGGTAAGATGGGGAGCAAAAAAAAGAAGGATAAAGGCCAACACTGCAAGGAGTATTTTCAATATTTTCTTCATAAGAAAATAAGTAGGCAGAAAAAGGTCATGTCAATACATGACTTATCTTTTATTTTCCCTTGTTAGTTTATCTGACGGTGCCAAGAGGAAGAGGTTATGATTTTTGTTTCTCATATTAAGATTTGACTGGAATGGAAGCCAAACAGGGCTAATAGTTTCTAGGGGCTAGGTTAACGAGATTAAGAAGAGATCAAGAAAAAAGAAATGATAGATGTTTTATTCCCGTTTAAAACTTGACGGTTAAGAAACTAAAAAAGGTCTTTACCGGAAACTAAACAAAATTGACATAGCCTATAAGTCAAGGCTTGATGTTAATTCCGAGCCTGCCTTCCTCATGTTCTATTGAAGAGGGGTGTTTTCACTTTGGTTTGGGGAGCTTGAGAAGGGTAAGCCCTAGAATTATCGACCCTCATAGCTGATCCTATAGATAACATTGTTGCCGTCGTCGGCGAGCAGAAGGCTGCCGTCGGGAAGAAAGATCAGCCCAGCAGGCCTTCCCCAAGTTTTTGAGGGATTGGGATTGAGCAGGAATCCTGTCATGAAGTCCTCGTAGTAACCCTTGGGCTTGTTATCTTCTCCAAAGGGGACGTAGACGATCTTGTAGCCTGTGGCTTGTTTCCTGTTCCAGGAACCATGAAGGGCTACAAAAGCCCCCTTCCTGTAATGCTCGGGTAATGGAGCATCCGGGGGAGCAAAGGCTAACCCTAGGGCTGCAGAGTGGCTTTCAAAAAAAACGTCGGGCTTTTTGGTCTTTTTGATCAGCTCTTCGGCTTTTGTCCCTCCGATTTTCTTTTTCCACCGCGGATCGATAAACTGCGGGCTGAAATAACAGTAGGGCCAGCCGAAGAAATCTCCTTTTTCGACCCGAGTCAAGTAATCGGGCACAAGATCGTCGCCGAGCCAATCCCTTTCGTTTACCGTGGTATACAAGGCGGCTGTTATCGGATGGAAAGCTAGACCCACGGGATTCCTGAGACCGGTAGCGTAGAGTTCATAGTTTTTCGATTTAAGCTTATAGTGAAGAATCGAAGCCCGGGGAGGAGGATCTTCATCCACGTTGGTTTTTGAACCTACCGTTATAAACAGGGATTGACCGTCTGGAGAAAAAGCTAAGCTGCGGCTCCAATGATTTCCTCCTCCGGGAAGAGAAAGAATTTTTCTCCCTCGACCTTCGAGCTTTGTTTGCCCCTCTTTATAGGCAAATTCTAGAACTCCATCGGTATTAGCTACATAAAAACTATCTTTGCTAAAGGCCATGCCAAAAGGCAAATGCAACCCGTTGGAAACATCCCCAAAAAGGGTGATTTCATCGGCTTGTCCATCTTTGTCGGTATCTTTAAGCAGCTTGATTCGACCTGAATAAGATTCGGCAACAAGAACATCTCCAGAAGGAGTCAAGGCAAACCACCGAGGGTTGTCTAATCCCTTGGCGAATAGGTTGACCGTGAAACCTTCGGGAAGATTGAGGACCGCCTTCGTAGGCGGTGGAAGAATTTGAGGCCAGTTGTCTGACCCTTTAACCTCGGCTTGGGGGAGTTTTTCTAACTCAATTTCGATCTTTTTGGGAAGCAACTTTTCCACGTAAACCTTGCAGAAGGAAGGGCTAGTCCACAAAAGAAGAAGAAGAAAGAAAACAGCCTGTATTTTTTCCCTGTTATCCTTCATGACCTTGGAGATTATTTTGATCACAATTACCGGGAAGCGGCAAATGTTCCCATTAATTCAGCCGAGGCTAATACATGGCCATGCATTTTCTTGAGCAACTCCGCCTTGGTCGATCCTTTTGGCAGAGCCAGGGAACTGTCTAGGGCATAGGCCCGAAAATAATACCGATGTATTCCGGAAGGGGGAGCGGGTCCATCGAACTGGGTGTTGCCAAAATCGTTCCTGCCTGCAACAGCGCCGGGAGGAGTTTCTCCTTTCTTGATTATTCGAGTCTCTGCAGGGATGTTCCATAGAACCCAGTGTACCCATGTTCCCCGTGGGGCATCGGGATCGTCCATGATCAAGGCCAAGGACTTTGTGTTCTGAGGGATGTCTTCAAATTTGAGTTCGGGGGAGCGGTTCGCTCCATGGTAAGCACAAAACTGAGGCAGGGGTTTGCCGTTTTCAAAATCTGGAGATGACAACTTCATAGATAGCCCTCTGTTTATATTGATAAAGAAAAAAAGAAGAGAAAAAAGAAATAACCACTTAAGGGTCATGGTCATTTATAACCTTTTACGGTTGGAAAATCAACAAGCTTATATAGAATGGGGATGGAGAAAGAAAGTTGAAAAGAAGTATTTCTTTAAAGAATAAAATCCTTTTTATCTTTTTTTTCGTCCTTTTTTTTGTTCCATTGAACCCTTCTTTTTATGGAGAAAACGTAAAAAAGGATGTTTTCGGCACGGAGAGTGAAGAACCGGAGATCGCGCCAAGCGATCCTTGGAAAAAGGAGGATCTTTTGAGCACTCAAGCTCTTGCAGAAGTTTTGAGACAAGAAGCAAAAAAAGATAAATTAATTCTGCTCCACGTAGGCTTTTCTTTCCTTTATAAGGCAGGTCATATTCCCGGGTCTATCTACGTTGGATCAGCTAAAGATCCTGAAGGAATACTGTCTTTAAAGGAAAAATCCCTACAATTTTCTAAAGAAAGTCTCATCGTTATCTATTGCGGTTGTTGTCCGTGGCATCAGTGTCCCAATATTCGTCCAGCCTTTAATGCCCTTAAAGAGGAAGGATTTCAAAACCTTAAAATTTTATTTATTCCCCATGATTTTGCCCAGGATTGGATCCGGAAAGGTTATCCCGTAGAAAAAGGAATGTGAACGACCGAAGGATAGGTTGCCATTATTTCTTGTTGAAGAAGATTCTCTTTTGCATTACTTTCTATTCATGAAAAAACGGGAAGTAACGTTTTCTTTGATCGTGGCTAGTGCCGTATTTTTTGGCTCTGCTTCCCTAAGGGCGGATGTAATGCTTACGACTAAGGGCTATCGGCTGACGATTCTGCCTGTGCTTGGTGCAGAAAAGGTAGTCGTTCCCAATGGCAGGGTACACGTAAAGGAGGTAGCTTTATTGCCCTTGCCCGATATTCAAAAACAAAAGGTGGCAAGCTCGGTCTCAAAGAGCCATAAATATGCGGCTAAAGCCAAGGAAGAGCAGGTTTACAGGCTTTGTTGTGCCAATTAATATTTACTTTGAACTTGCCTATCCCAGAAGGTCTTATTTTTTAGCCGTAAAAGGAGAGATGATATTTTTAATTTCCGCTATCCGGTTAGCGGGAAATCCTCCTTTTTCGGCGTGTTCGCGGATCGCTTTTTCATCCGGAGCGATGTAAATGCAGTAGATTTTATCTCCGGTAACATAGCTTTCTATCCATTGAATTTGAGGGCCCATCTTATCAAGAATCGAGCAGGACTTTGCAGATATTTGGGCGAGTTGATCAACCGTTAAGTTTCCCGCTCCGGGAATTTCTCTTTCGATTACATATCTAGGCATAATGTTATTTCCTTTCTTAGGTTGTTAAATTTTAAAGGAGTATGGTGATACAGGTTAACCTCAGTGAAGGGAGGGGTTCAATATTTTTTTAAATACGAGAAAAAAAAAGCTTCAGAGAAATTCTGAAGCTTTTTTCTTTCAAACAGGAGGTAAACCAGATCAGATCGAGTAGCCCTGTTCCCCATGTTCCACAATGTCCAAACCCTGTTGTTCAACTTCTTCCTCTACCCTTAGTCCCACCAGGGATTTCACGATAAAGCCAATAATCAACGAAGCCAAGGTAGCGATAACGATGGTTATGAGTATAGCCTTAAGCTGGGCAAGCCATAGGGTGCCACCGGTTACCGCTGCGGCTAGGCCGTTTTTCTTGGCTACCGCCTCGCTGAGTAAATTGCCGTTGACCGTCGCCGTGGCAAAAACACCGGTTAAAAAAGCTCCAAGCATTCCTCCCACTCCATGAACTCCAAAGGCATCGAGTGCATCATCGTACTTGAGAAGGGGTTTAAGCACAGAGCAAGCAAAATAGGGGATTATACCTGCAGCCAGGCCGATAACAACTGCTCCAGTGGTGTTGACAAAGCCGCAAGCAGGAGTAATAGCCACAAGGCCGGCTACAGCTCCTGTTGAAAAGCCTAGAACGGTCGGTGTACCTTTTATAGTGTATTCGAGCATGGGCCAGGTGAGAGAAGCCACTGCCGTGGCCATCGTTGTAGTCAAAAAAGCATTAGCGGCAATCCCATCTGCGGCTACGGCACTGCCCGCGTTAAATCCATACCATCCGATCCAGAGTATTGCAGCTCCCGTCATACAATAGGCCATGTTGTTGGGAATCATCGGTTCTGTCCCATAGCCTTTTCTCTTACCAAGGAGAAGAGCTAATATGAGGGCAGACCAGCCCGAAGTCATGTGCACTACGGTACCTCCGGCGAAATCGATTGCCGGAATTTTCGCTCCTGCATTAAAGACCCCGTTCATAAGGCCGCTTGCTCCCCAAACCATGTGCGCTTGGGGAAAATAGACAAAAAGCATCCAAAGGGTAATAAAAATTAAAACGGCTGAATATTTCATCCTTTCGGCTATTCCTCCCATGATCAATGCCGGGGTTATAACGGCGAACATCATCTGGAACATGCAAAAGACATTTTGGGAAACCCAAAAGGAATAGTTCGTATTGGGCATCGAATCCACTCCCTTGAGGAAAAAGTATTCCGTTCCTCCTAGGAAGTAACCAAGGGGACTACCCGAAAGGTTTGTCCCAAAAACAAGACTATAGCCTACAGCCCACCAAAGCACGGCTACAAGTCCCGTGATCCCGAAACATTGGGCAAGGACCGAAAGGATGTTTTTCGACCGAACGAGCCCCCCGTAGAAAAGGGCGAGACCGGGAAGGGTCATAAAAAGAACTAAGGCCGTGGAGGTCAAGAGCCAGGCATTATGCCCTGGACCAGGACTTCCCGCGATTTTGCTTCCCGAAGGATCGCTATTGGTGATATAAGCTTCGAGACCTGCAACCCGTTGCTCTAAGGACGGAGGAGGAGGGGAAGCAGAGGAGGATTGGGCTAAAGCTCCTGACGGCTGCTTGTTTGAAAAAGATATTCCAAGAGCAATAAGCACGATGGCCGCAAGTATCGCTAAAAAAATAAAAGCTTCCAATTTTGGACGACTTCGATCGATAAGAACAGTAGAAGTTGGATTTTTCATCAATAAGATATAAGCAAATATTATGCCAACAATGTGAATCTATCGTTGATTTTTCCGTTTCTTTAAGCGATAAAAAAAAAAGCCTTTTTTGTGTTGCTTTCCCATTTTAAAATCTGTAGAACACTATTAGTAGTAATCAATATACTTATTATATACATTATGTTGTAGGTATTATACATTATATTGTACGTGTTATTATGTTGTAGGTATTTGGAGGAGGCTAAAGAAGAATATGAATCCTCGGCAACTCTATTTTTTGGAATTTGATGCTCATCTTTCTGCGCTGTCCATCGTTAAAAGGGATGGTCGCGTTGTTCCTTTCGATCCCCATAGGATAAGGGCGGCTGTTGAGAAGGCTTTTCGGGCTGATAGAGGAAAAAACGTTGGAGAAGCTCTTTCTAGTGAAGATCGGGCGGCAATTGAAGAGATCACTTCGGCTGTCGTTTCCAAATCGGCAGCTTTGGCGGGTCGCGGCGAAAGACTTGAAGTAGAACGGATTCAAGACCTTGTTGAACTTACTCTCATGGAGCTTGGCTACCATACCGTAGCCAAGCGTTATATTCTTTACCGGGCGGATCGGGGCAGAGCCAGGACTATTAAGAACAGAGAAGGGGTATCTATCCACATGATCGATAAGCAGGGAAGGAAGGTTCCCCTGGATTTGGCTTGGATTCACCGCACGCTCATGGAGGCTTGTCGCGGGCTTGAAGAAAGCTGCTCTTGGAGAGAACTGGCCGAGGAGACGGTGCGTGGACTTTATGACGAAATCAAGGAAGAGGACGTGGTCCAGGCAATGATCCTGACGGCAAGGAGCTGGGTAGAAAAGGAACCTGCTTATACCTACGTTGCCGCTCGGCTCATGTTGGGGAAGATTTATGAGGAAGCTCTTTCTCTTGTTCCGAGCATCCATGAAACGGCTGAATACCATAAAGCTTACTTTCCTTCCTACATAGATTTTGGAGTAAAGATTGGAAGGCTTAGTCCCCGTTTGCTTGAGTTTAACCTGGAAAAACTGGCCCAGGCTCTAAGACTAGAAAGAGACAGGCAATTTAGCTACCTTGGCCTGCAGATTCTCTACGACAGGTATCTTCTCCATCATGAAGAAAGAAGAATTGAAACCCCGCAATACTTTTGGATGCGTGTAGCCATGGGCCTTGCGCTCAATGAAAAGGAGGACAGGGAGTTGTGGGCGATCCGTTTTTACGATACCCTTTCGCGGTTTCTTTTTATGGCTTCTACACCCACTCTTTTTAATTCGGCAACGATCCATCCTCAGCTCAGTTCCTGCTATTTGCTTACCGTTGAAGACGACTTGGATGGCATCTTTAAAGTTATCTCCGATAATGCCCGGCTTTCCAAGTGGGCTGGAGGGCTAGGAAACGACTGGACTAACGTGAGGGCCACCGGTTCTTTGATTCGCGGGACGAATGGGAAAAGCCAGGGAGTGATTCCCTTTTTGAAAGTGGCTAATGACACGGCCGTGGCGGTCAATCAAGGAGGAAAAAGGAAAGGTGCTTTGTGTGCTTACTTGGAGACGTGGCATTTAGACATCGAAGATTTTCTTGAGTTGCGGAAGAACACCGGGGATGAAAGGCGGCGAACGCATGACATGAATACCGCTAACTGGATCCCCGATCTGTTCATGAAAAGGGTCTTGCAAAACGGAAGCTGGACGCTGTTTAGCCCAAGTGATGTGCCTGATCTTCATCATCTCTACGGAAAGGATTTTGAAAAAAGATACGTAGAATATGAACAGATGGCGGATCGGGGAGAAATTAAGCTCTTTAAGAGGGTTTCCGCCGTAGATCTTTGGAGGAAAATGCTTACCCTGCTTTTTGAGACCGGTCATCCCTGGATTACTTTCAAAGATCCCTCCAACATCCGATCCCCCCAGGATCATGTAGGGGTGATCAACAGTTCCAATCTTTGCACCGAGATCCTTCTCAACACGAGCCCTGAGGAAGTCGCCGTCTGTAACCTGGGTTCGATTAATCTGGCTGCTCATCTTGATGAATCTGGAGAAATAGACGAGAAAAAATTGCAAGAAACGATTCGTATCGCCGTGCGGATGTTGGACAACGTCATTGATATCAATTTTTATCCTATACCCGA is drawn from Methylacidiphilum infernorum V4 and contains these coding sequences:
- a CDS encoding ribonucleoside-diphosphate reductase subunit alpha; translated protein: MNPRQLYFLEFDAHLSALSIVKRDGRVVPFDPHRIRAAVEKAFRADRGKNVGEALSSEDRAAIEEITSAVVSKSAALAGRGERLEVERIQDLVELTLMELGYHTVAKRYILYRADRGRARTIKNREGVSIHMIDKQGRKVPLDLAWIHRTLMEACRGLEESCSWRELAEETVRGLYDEIKEEDVVQAMILTARSWVEKEPAYTYVAARLMLGKIYEEALSLVPSIHETAEYHKAYFPSYIDFGVKIGRLSPRLLEFNLEKLAQALRLERDRQFSYLGLQILYDRYLLHHEERRIETPQYFWMRVAMGLALNEKEDRELWAIRFYDTLSRFLFMASTPTLFNSATIHPQLSSCYLLTVEDDLDGIFKVISDNARLSKWAGGLGNDWTNVRATGSLIRGTNGKSQGVIPFLKVANDTAVAVNQGGKRKGALCAYLETWHLDIEDFLELRKNTGDERRRTHDMNTANWIPDLFMKRVLQNGSWTLFSPSDVPDLHHLYGKDFEKRYVEYEQMADRGEIKLFKRVSAVDLWRKMLTLLFETGHPWITFKDPSNIRSPQDHVGVINSSNLCTEILLNTSPEEVAVCNLGSINLAAHLDESGEIDEKKLQETIRIAVRMLDNVIDINFYPIPEARNANLRHRPVGLGIMGFQDVLYIKKIPYGSEKAVEVADRLMEMVSYHAILSSCELAKERGSYSTFKGSKWDRGLLPIDTIDLLEEQREGFVEVDRSQTKDWDYVRKKIKEQGLRNSCLLAIAPTATISNITGVCQSIEPSYKNLYVKSNLSGDFISINPYLVADLKKLNLWDQEMIDDLKYYDGSVKPIERIPQELKELYATAFEIDPYFIIECASRRQKWIDMGQSLNLYVDEPSGWKISQMYILCWKKGLKTTYYLRSRAATTVEKSTLDVNARGIQPRWMKSKSPSANIRVERNEKEKNACSLDPECESCQ
- a CDS encoding ammonium transporter, whose translation is MKNPTSTVLIDRSRPKLEAFIFLAILAAIVLIALGISFSNKQPSGALAQSSSASPPPPSLEQRVAGLEAYITNSDPSGSKIAGSPGPGHNAWLLTSTALVLFMTLPGLALFYGGLVRSKNILSVLAQCFGITGLVAVLWWAVGYSLVFGTNLSGSPLGYFLGGTEYFFLKGVDSMPNTNYSFWVSQNVFCMFQMMFAVITPALIMGGIAERMKYSAVLIFITLWMLFVYFPQAHMVWGASGLMNGVFNAGAKIPAIDFAGGTVVHMTSGWSALILALLLGKRKGYGTEPMIPNNMAYCMTGAAILWIGWYGFNAGSAVAADGIAANAFLTTTMATAVASLTWPMLEYTIKGTPTVLGFSTGAVAGLVAITPACGFVNTTGAVVIGLAAGIIPYFACSVLKPLLKYDDALDAFGVHGVGGMLGAFLTGVFATATVNGNLLSEAVAKKNGLAAAVTGGTLWLAQLKAILITIVIATLASLIIGFIVKSLVGLRVEEEVEQQGLDIVEHGEQGYSI